In Gemmata obscuriglobus, a single genomic region encodes these proteins:
- a CDS encoding glycoside hydrolase family 15 protein, whose translation MTTHRIEDYALIGDCHTAALVGRDGSLDWLCLPRFDSPACFAALLGTADHGRWTVAPAEDVMRVSRTYRGDSLVLETTFTTPGGEVTVVDCMPVRTAQPDVVRLVIGRRGVVRMRTHFAPRLDYGSLAPWVRPEGGGVVAVGGPEALHLRAPVPLRIDGWAAAAEFEVRAGEEVPFVLTWHPSHTPLHPPIDARAAVNGTAAWWQAWADRCTYEGEYRDAVVRSLVTLKALTYAPTGGIVAAPTTSLPEHIGGVRNWDYRYCWLRDATFTLAALLQSGYADEAKAWREWLLRAVAGKGADLRIMYGVGGERRLPETELPWLPGYEGSQPVRVGNGAYDQFQLDVFGETLDCLHLARHYGLSAAADDWRVERELLGRLEDVWREPDEGIWEVRGPARHFTHSKVMAWVAFDRAVKDVERFGLGGPVDRWRALRDGLHAEVCARGFSRERNAFTQFYGSTEVDAAVLVMAEVGFLPPTDPRLVGTVAAVESDLVRDGFVDRYRTESGVDGLPKGEGAFLLCTFWLADNYALMGRTEDARRVLERVLAVRNDVGLLAEEYDPVARRQLGNFPQAFSHLGLVNTARNLTQREKPAQVRTA comes from the coding sequence ATGACGACTCACCGGATCGAAGATTACGCGCTCATCGGCGACTGCCACACCGCCGCCCTGGTCGGGCGGGACGGGTCGCTCGACTGGCTCTGCCTCCCGCGGTTCGACTCTCCGGCCTGCTTCGCCGCGCTGCTCGGGACCGCCGACCACGGCCGGTGGACGGTCGCGCCGGCCGAGGACGTGATGCGGGTGAGTCGGACCTACCGCGGCGACTCGCTGGTGCTGGAGACGACGTTCACGACCCCCGGCGGCGAGGTGACGGTGGTCGACTGCATGCCCGTCCGCACCGCTCAGCCGGACGTGGTGCGGCTGGTGATCGGGCGGCGGGGGGTGGTGCGGATGCGGACCCACTTCGCCCCCCGGCTCGACTACGGCAGCCTGGCCCCGTGGGTGCGCCCCGAGGGCGGCGGGGTGGTCGCCGTCGGCGGCCCGGAAGCGCTGCACCTGCGCGCCCCGGTCCCGCTGCGGATCGACGGGTGGGCCGCGGCGGCCGAGTTCGAGGTGCGGGCCGGTGAGGAGGTGCCGTTCGTCCTGACGTGGCACCCGTCGCACACGCCGCTGCACCCGCCGATCGACGCCCGGGCGGCCGTGAACGGGACGGCGGCGTGGTGGCAGGCGTGGGCCGACCGCTGCACCTACGAGGGCGAGTACCGCGACGCCGTGGTCCGCTCGCTGGTGACGCTCAAGGCCCTGACCTACGCCCCGACCGGCGGGATCGTCGCTGCGCCCACCACGTCCCTGCCGGAGCACATCGGTGGGGTGCGGAACTGGGACTACCGGTACTGCTGGCTGCGGGACGCCACGTTCACCCTCGCCGCCCTCCTCCAGAGCGGGTACGCGGACGAGGCGAAGGCGTGGCGGGAGTGGCTGCTGCGGGCCGTCGCGGGCAAGGGCGCGGACCTGCGCATCATGTACGGGGTGGGCGGCGAGCGGCGGCTGCCGGAGACGGAACTGCCGTGGCTGCCGGGGTACGAGGGGTCCCAACCGGTGCGGGTCGGGAACGGGGCCTACGACCAGTTCCAGCTCGACGTGTTCGGGGAGACGCTCGACTGCCTGCACCTGGCCCGGCACTACGGGCTGTCGGCCGCGGCCGACGACTGGCGGGTCGAGCGGGAGCTGCTCGGGCGGCTGGAAGACGTTTGGCGGGAGCCGGACGAGGGCATCTGGGAGGTGCGGGGGCCGGCCCGGCACTTCACCCACTCGAAGGTGATGGCGTGGGTGGCGTTCGACCGGGCGGTCAAGGACGTCGAGCGGTTCGGGCTGGGCGGCCCCGTGGACCGCTGGCGGGCGCTGCGGGACGGGCTGCACGCGGAGGTGTGCGCCCGCGGGTTCAGCCGGGAGCGGAACGCGTTCACCCAGTTCTACGGGAGCACCGAGGTCGATGCCGCGGTGCTGGTCATGGCCGAGGTCGGGTTCCTGCCGCCGACCGACCCGCGCCTGGTCGGCACCGTCGCGGCCGTCGAGAGCGATCTGGTCCGCGACGGTTTCGTGGACCGGTACCGCACCGAGAGCGGGGTGGACGGACTGCCCAAGGGTGAGGGGGCGTTCCTCCTGTGTACCTTCTGGCTGGCCGACAACTACGCCCTCATGGGCCGGACGGAGGACGCCCGGCGCGTACTGGAGCGGGTGCTGGCGGTGCGCAACGACGTGGGGCTGTTGGCCGAGGAGTACGACCCGGTCGCCCGCCGCCAGCTCGGCAACTTCCCGCAGGCGTTCTCGCACCTGGGGCTGGTCAACACGGCCCGCAACCTGACCCAGCGGGAGAAGCCGGCACAGGTGCGGACGGCGTAG
- a CDS encoding gluconokinase — translation MVIVLMGVSGSGKTTVGKQLAADLGWKFVEGDDYHPPENVAKMAGGTPLTDADRRPWLKALRQRIDAACATDENIVVACSALKHEYRDYLERDDPACVRYVYLHGSEALFRERLESRKGHFMGANMLRSQLEAMEPPVGEVTVDAAPPPDRIAADIRAKLGAPATPSAPVPASPAGSGCGPC, via the coding sequence ATGGTGATCGTACTGATGGGCGTTTCCGGCTCGGGCAAGACGACGGTCGGGAAGCAGTTGGCCGCCGACCTGGGGTGGAAGTTCGTCGAGGGGGACGACTACCACCCGCCGGAGAACGTCGCGAAAATGGCGGGCGGCACCCCGCTCACCGACGCCGACCGGAGGCCGTGGCTGAAGGCCCTGCGGCAGCGGATCGACGCGGCGTGCGCGACCGACGAGAACATCGTGGTGGCGTGCTCGGCGCTGAAGCACGAGTACCGGGATTATCTCGAGCGCGACGACCCGGCGTGCGTCCGGTACGTGTACCTGCACGGGTCGGAGGCCCTCTTCCGCGAGCGGCTGGAGAGCCGGAAGGGGCACTTCATGGGTGCCAACATGCTGCGGAGCCAGCTCGAAGCGATGGAGCCGCCGGTCGGGGAGGTGACGGTGGACGCCGCCCCGCCCCCGGACCGGATCGCGGCCGACATCCGGGCCAAGCTGGGGGCGCCAGCTACGCCGTCCGCACCTGTGCCGGCTTCTCCCGCTGGGTCAGGTTGCGGGCCGTGTTGA